TTGCATTCACTTGCTGACTTCATTTGTGATTTAAAGCTCTTCCCGGCCGTGTCATTAATTGCTGAAATATTATTTTTCCGCAGCTCATATGTTAAAACTTGTGCCGCTCCCCTCGTTGAGTCGTCAAGTGCAGCAACATACGCGCAAATTTTCGGAACTTCTCCAAATGTACAGCCCTGTTCCTGCATTACCAGCATGACCCTATCAAGCCCGCAAGCAAAGCCAACTCCGGGAATTTTGCCGCCTCCTATCGCGCTAGAAAGATTATCATAACGACCTCCGCCGCAGACCGCATTTTGTGAGCCTAAATCGCCCGATAAAATTTCATAGGCAGTCTTCGTATAATAATCAAGCCCCCGCACGAGTCTTTTATTGATTCTGTAAGCAAAGCCGAGTCTCTCAAGCCCTGCCCTGACCTCGCTGAAATGTTCCCGGCACTCGTCGCAGAGTGAGTCATAAATGTCCGGTGCATTGTCTGAAATTCTGCCGCAAGATTCGTTTTTGCAGTCGAGGATTCTTAACGGGTTGCGTTCGAGTCTCGCTATACATGTTTCACAGAGTGAGTCTTTATGAGCAGTGAAGTAATTTATTAATTTTTCGCGGTAAACCGGCCTGCATTTCTCACAGCCCACTGAATTAATTACGACTTCTAAATTTTTCAAGCCCAGTCGCCTGAATAACTCAATAGAAAGCGATATTATATCGACATCTGCAAATGCTCCGGGAATTCCTAAATATTCCGCGTCAATCTGGTAGAATTGCCTGTAACGTCCCTTTTGAGGTCTCTCATGTCTGAACATAGGCCCCCAGTTCCATAATTTCGCGCTCATTCCCTGAACACATAAATTATTCTCGATTGCTGCCCTCATTACTCCGGCAGTTGCTTCAGGTCTAAGAGTTATGCTGCGTCCGCCTCTGTCGTTGAATGTATACATTTCTTTCTCTACTATGTCGGTAGTCTCGCCAACCCCGCGCGCAAATTATTCTGTGTGTTCAAATATGGGCAAATGAATCTCGCTAAATCCGAAATCTTTCATAGTTTCTGAAGCAGTCTTTATGATATAAGCCCATTTATATGACTCTCCCGGCAAAATATCCCGTGTGCCTCTTGGTGCTGTTATAATTGACATGTGAATAATTTTCACTCCTATTATATAAATTATTTAGAATTATGTTCAAGACATATTATAATTTAATGCAAGAGAGTTATTAAATTTTTCGGGGGGGAATTTATAAGTGCTATGGATATATCCAGTTACGATTATATTTTCGGCATTTTTTGCGTGGCTGGCCTCACGTGTAAAGAATAAAGGTGTAATGATATTATGCTCAATTATAAGTGTATTAATTCCGAGTATAGTAGGCGGATTAAGAACAGTTGATGTAGGTATTGACTCGTTAATTTACGGGCTGCCTCATGCTATGCTTGCCGAAACGTCTAAAACTTTCGCGGAGTTTGTAGCTTCTTCAAGTAATAAAGAATTAGGTTATAAACTTTTATGCTATACAGTAATGCATACTTTTGGGCATGTAAATTGGTGTTACTTTTTTTATCAGCTTATTACTGTAGGATGTTTCTACATAGGAGCTTATAAACATAGAAAAATTGCACCTCTTGCGTTTATTATGATAATATTTCTCTCTGTGCAATGGATAGGCTCAATGAGTATGATACGTCAATCTATGGCAGCCTCAATTATTATTATGGGACTAGATCATGTTGAGAAGAAAGAATATATAAAATTTATGTTGTATATAATAGCTGCGTTCTTTTTTCATGCGTCTGCACTAGTATGTATAGGGCTTATCTTAGGGGTTCATATAATAGTTACAAGTAAGACATATTTTAGATATATGATGATATTTATAATTATGCTAATGATATTTAATTTTAGAGCTGTAACTATTATGGTATTTCAAACTTTTCAATCGTTTAATATAATCCCAGTCCATTATGTAGGTTATGTAGAAGAAGCCCCAGATGGATGGGGGGGGGTAGGTTCTATTACTCTTACAATGTCACGGATAGGTACATATCTGATATTTTGCTTATATTCCCGCCGCGGCAAAAAACTTCTAGGAAATCTTAATTTCGAATATTATAAATTTAATACCCTTTTTTATTTAGTACTAAGTGCTGTTTTAACTATTAATGGCAGAATACTTGTGTATAATACTTATCTTCAATCTATAATCCTGGCATTCATGCCATTCTGCGTAAAAAGTAAATATTTAAGATTATTATTAATAGTTTCTGTGCTTTTCGCTATAATAGTACCTACAATAAGAGGCGGTTTTATAGCTAACTATTTTGCTTATAAATCCATAATAGATTTCTAAAGTAAGGAGGCTTTATATTTACTCATGGAAAATATTTTCTTATCTCAACGCGTAAGACTCGGCGATATTTTACTGCAATACGGTCTAGTCAATAAGGAGCAATTAACTGAAGCAGTCAAGATACAAGAGACTTCAGATAAAAGACTCGGCGAAATATTAATAGATCTCAAGGCTCTTACTTCTACACAGGTCGC
The Synergistaceae bacterium genome window above contains:
- a CDS encoding EpsG family protein produces the protein MLWIYPVTIIFSAFFAWLASRVKNKGVMILCSIISVLIPSIVGGLRTVDVGIDSLIYGLPHAMLAETSKTFAEFVASSSNKELGYKLLCYTVMHTFGHVNWCYFFYQLITVGCFYIGAYKHRKIAPLAFIMIIFLSVQWIGSMSMIRQSMAASIIIMGLDHVEKKEYIKFMLYIIAAFFFHASALVCIGLILGVHIIVTSKTYFRYMMIFIIMLMIFNFRAVTIMVFQTFQSFNIIPVHYVGYVEEAPDGWGGVGSITLTMSRIGTYLIFCLYSRRGKKLLGNLNFEYYKFNTLFYLVLSAVLTINGRILVYNTYLQSIILAFMPFCVKSKYLRLLLIVSVLFAIIVPTIRGGFIANYFAYKSIIDF